Proteins from a genomic interval of Mesobacillus sp. S13:
- a CDS encoding sensor histidine kinase: MNSIRRKILTFTTIVIVIMSVIWITLTFYNYKTQVKYNDILNRYLILSDVSRSSNQVITDLNNYMNQSTPENLQKLESSKKSLESARYEVFKVRNEVNDFTLTNYIHLMGSLIETTDRLMGLERDSEAAVKDLAETTRISNYISDMTLTLIDMELKTHEPFYRGIMEQSIELVKLAIWMILLTSLLLLLATYWFSLSITRPVQQLTKAASELAKGRFDNEITVKSNDEIAFLAKTFDHMRTNINNLIQQIKEKAKLEHELQQNKILLQESHFRSLQSQMNPHFLFNTLNTLSKKAYLEGSEEISDLLVSVADLLRYNLKQIDRSVTLRDELMVVNQYMQIQKARFTDRLQLQLDIDESCLHVAIPALTLQPIIENAVIHAIEPNINGGVITIRMKEKNESVLIQIEDDGIGMSEEIINQILMERQVQPAGHSTGIGFSNVVKRLRLFYERDDVINIESTLGSGTAVLLKIPKQRGEMHD, translated from the coding sequence ATGAATAGCATTAGAAGAAAAATATTAACATTCACAACTATTGTCATTGTCATCATGTCCGTCATTTGGATCACTTTGACATTCTATAACTATAAAACACAAGTAAAGTATAATGACATCTTAAACCGATACTTAATATTGAGTGATGTCTCGAGGTCCAGCAATCAAGTAATCACAGACTTGAATAACTATATGAACCAATCAACACCAGAAAACTTACAGAAATTAGAGAGCAGTAAAAAGTCGCTGGAATCTGCCAGATATGAAGTGTTTAAGGTGAGAAATGAAGTGAATGATTTTACATTAACAAATTACATTCATTTAATGGGCAGTTTAATCGAGACAACGGACCGCTTGATGGGACTCGAACGAGATTCCGAGGCCGCGGTAAAAGACCTGGCAGAAACGACGCGTATTAGTAACTATATTTCCGATATGACGCTCACATTGATCGATATGGAACTCAAAACACATGAGCCATTCTATCGTGGAATCATGGAGCAATCAATTGAATTAGTGAAGCTTGCCATATGGATGATTTTATTAACATCCTTACTGTTATTATTGGCTACTTATTGGTTTTCCTTAAGCATCACAAGGCCGGTCCAACAATTAACAAAGGCTGCAAGTGAACTGGCGAAGGGGAGATTCGATAATGAAATAACAGTCAAATCGAATGATGAAATTGCCTTTCTAGCTAAGACATTCGATCATATGCGGACGAATATAAATAATTTGATTCAGCAAATAAAGGAAAAAGCAAAGCTGGAACATGAACTGCAGCAGAACAAAATTTTGCTGCAGGAAAGTCATTTCCGCAGTCTGCAAAGCCAAATGAATCCGCATTTCTTGTTTAATACGCTTAATACGCTATCGAAAAAAGCGTATCTGGAAGGGTCGGAAGAGATTAGTGATTTGCTCGTCAGCGTGGCAGATCTTTTACGTTACAATTTAAAGCAAATTGACCGTTCCGTCACATTAAGAGATGAATTAATGGTTGTCAATCAATATATGCAGATTCAGAAGGCGCGCTTTACAGATCGACTTCAACTGCAATTAGACATTGATGAATCATGCTTACATGTTGCGATTCCCGCACTTACCCTGCAGCCGATTATTGAAAATGCTGTCATTCATGCAATAGAGCCCAATATTAACGGGGGTGTCATCACAATTCGCATGAAAGAAAAGAATGAATCCGTCCTGATTCAAATTGAGGATGATGGAATCGGCATGTCTGAGGAAATCATTAATCAAATTCTAATGGAACGTCAAGTGCAGCCAGCAGGACATTCAACAGGAATAGGTTTCAGTAATGTGGTAAAGCGTCTGCGCCTTTTTTATGAGAGGGATGACGTCATAAATATTGAGAGCACATTAGGCAGCGGCACGGCAGTTCTATTGAAAATTCCGAAACAAAGAGGCGAAATGCATGATTAA
- a CDS encoding sugar ABC transporter substrate-binding protein, with protein MKKVWKLFSVLIVMTVLTGMLAACSGTTGGSSKVSVGIVLPTKDEPRWVQDEQRFKDALADSDYTTEILFSQGSSAKEKENVETLLNKGIEVLIIAPHDGAAAGSAVEAAKKEGVTVIAYDRLITETDAIDYYVTFDSLAVGAAQAQYLIDNVEGSNVPLYLYAGASSDNNAFLFFEGAWKVLQPKIADGTFVIANSTEAEALKDKQDLTRDELGKILGQVTTNWDPNEAKNKAQTHLTAAGANLKGDVAVLAPNDGTARSIADVFGTDSDISSFVVTGQDAEKASIQYIIDGKQSMTVFKDVRTLVADAIDMAIDILDDKKPATTGSYNNGKVDVKAKQTDVIVVDEENVKKELIDSEYYEASEFSGL; from the coding sequence GTGAAAAAAGTTTGGAAATTATTTTCTGTTTTGATTGTAATGACTGTGTTAACTGGAATGCTGGCTGCATGCAGCGGGACAACTGGCGGAAGCAGTAAAGTGAGTGTAGGAATTGTTCTTCCAACGAAGGATGAGCCGAGATGGGTGCAAGATGAACAGCGCTTTAAAGATGCATTAGCTGATTCTGATTACACGACTGAAATTTTATTCAGCCAAGGTTCTTCTGCAAAGGAAAAAGAAAACGTAGAAACTTTGCTAAACAAAGGTATTGAAGTATTAATTATTGCTCCTCATGATGGTGCAGCAGCTGGTTCTGCAGTAGAAGCAGCGAAAAAAGAAGGCGTAACCGTTATCGCCTATGACCGTTTAATTACAGAAACAGATGCAATTGATTATTATGTAACATTTGATAGTTTGGCAGTAGGTGCCGCTCAAGCTCAATACTTAATTGACAATGTAGAAGGCTCAAACGTTCCGCTATACCTTTATGCAGGTGCTTCTTCTGATAATAACGCATTTTTATTCTTTGAAGGTGCTTGGAAAGTTCTTCAGCCGAAGATTGCAGATGGTACTTTTGTAATCGCTAACTCTACAGAAGCAGAAGCATTAAAAGATAAGCAAGACCTTACTCGTGATGAGTTAGGAAAAATCCTGGGTCAGGTAACAACAAACTGGGATCCTAACGAAGCGAAAAATAAAGCGCAAACACACTTAACAGCAGCAGGTGCTAATTTAAAAGGTGATGTAGCAGTCTTAGCTCCAAACGATGGAACGGCTCGATCCATTGCAGATGTTTTCGGAACAGACTCTGACATTTCTAGTTTCGTAGTGACAGGTCAAGATGCTGAGAAAGCTTCTATTCAATACATCATTGATGGCAAGCAATCTATGACTGTATTTAAAGATGTAAGAACACTGGTTGCAGACGCAATTGACATGGCAATCGACATCCTGGATGATAAAAAACCAGCTACAACTGGTTCTTACAACAATGGAAAAGTTGATGTGAAAGCGAAACAAACAGACGTAATTGTGGTAGACGAAGAGAACGTTAAGAAAGAACTAATTGATTCAGAATACTACGAAGCTAGTGAGTTTTCTGGACTATAA
- a CDS encoding response regulator, giving the protein MIKLLIVDDEQIEREGMEAILNRAFPELIVEQANNGSRAVELAASFKPDLVLMDIQMPGMNGLEAVEQILADFPTTKFIMVTAFDTFNYVQSALKLGAKDYILKPSKVSEIRATVGKVLKELENERELQAENSMQREMLQRTLALVETDVVTQLLFDHVHEVHLNMLMEMLEIQSTSQVFVMNVIVPDGQEHLYSRIKEKVRKTRSGWMGALYDGQLPIIIFRNSQSYRSQATSLARDILLEVNKEQKAGWFIGIGNDCSSLEKIRQSYQEAIIASSNKTLPVKYRFYQDIPVLNETGSWQQAKFLKKDLSDQVRLGQWDEIKSNISHLIQAYEMDGIEIQQAQQFVLEALWSIWSIISDLGIETATPIYHYQASNYRQLRSETANLLMDVKDSYDRHYISLEADTIYRIKQYIMENSQQNISLETLSNKVGLSPIYISKMFKEKLGINYIDFLTECRIEKAKKMLAEPEKSIKEITIEVGYHEPNYFSKVFKKMCNVSPREYRKTLLGIKE; this is encoded by the coding sequence ATGATTAAACTTTTGATTGTGGATGATGAACAAATAGAACGGGAAGGGATGGAAGCCATTTTAAATCGGGCATTCCCGGAACTGATTGTTGAGCAAGCCAATAATGGGAGTAGAGCAGTAGAATTAGCAGCAAGTTTCAAACCAGACTTAGTATTAATGGATATCCAAATGCCTGGCATGAACGGCCTGGAAGCCGTAGAGCAGATACTTGCGGATTTTCCTACTACTAAATTCATCATGGTAACCGCATTTGATACGTTTAATTATGTGCAGTCAGCCTTAAAGCTTGGAGCAAAAGATTATATCTTAAAGCCGAGTAAGGTGAGTGAAATAAGGGCAACGGTCGGGAAGGTATTGAAAGAATTAGAAAACGAGAGGGAGTTACAAGCAGAAAACAGCATGCAGCGTGAAATGCTTCAAAGAACATTAGCTCTCGTTGAAACAGATGTTGTAACGCAGCTGCTATTTGATCATGTGCATGAAGTTCACTTAAATATGCTAATGGAAATGCTCGAAATCCAATCAACGAGTCAGGTATTTGTCATGAATGTGATTGTACCAGATGGACAGGAGCATCTTTACTCACGGATTAAAGAAAAAGTAAGGAAAACAAGAAGTGGTTGGATGGGTGCTCTATACGATGGCCAGCTGCCGATCATTATCTTTAGAAACAGTCAATCTTATCGATCACAAGCAACTTCTTTAGCAAGAGATATTTTATTAGAAGTAAACAAGGAGCAGAAAGCTGGCTGGTTCATTGGGATCGGTAATGATTGCAGCTCATTAGAGAAAATTCGTCAATCTTATCAAGAGGCAATCATTGCTTCGAGCAATAAGACGCTTCCGGTAAAATATCGGTTTTATCAAGATATACCTGTTTTGAATGAAACAGGCAGTTGGCAACAGGCGAAGTTTTTAAAAAAAGATCTTTCCGACCAGGTTCGCCTTGGACAGTGGGACGAAATTAAATCGAACATTAGCCATCTGATCCAGGCATACGAGATGGATGGGATAGAAATCCAGCAAGCACAACAATTCGTATTAGAAGCATTATGGTCAATCTGGTCGATTATAAGCGACTTGGGGATTGAGACAGCAACTCCAATTTACCATTATCAAGCGTCAAATTACCGTCAATTACGTTCTGAAACGGCCAATCTTCTGATGGATGTAAAAGATTCTTATGATAGACATTATATTAGTTTGGAAGCGGATACAATTTATCGGATCAAGCAATACATCATGGAAAATTCCCAACAGAATATTTCATTAGAAACGCTTAGTAATAAAGTCGGGTTAAGCCCCATTTATATCAGTAAAATGTTTAAAGAAAAACTAGGGATTAATTACATTGACTTTTTAACTGAGTGCCGCATTGAAAAAGCAAAGAAAATGTTAGCAGAACCGGAAAAGAGCATTAAGGAAATTACAATTGAAGTCGGCTATCATGAACCAAATTATTTTAGCAAAGTATTTAAAAAGATGTGCAATGTATCCCCAAGAGAATATCGTAAAACACTGCTTGGAATAAAAGAATAG
- a CDS encoding sugar ABC transporter ATP-binding protein: MSEYILEMKQISKEFTGVKALDNVNFKVKKGEIHCLVGENGAGKSTLMKVLSGVYPYGTYEGDIVYEGKVQQFNKINDSVNAGIVIIYQELALFPDLTVYENIFAGNEIKQGAFIDWNETIVEAKKLLEKVNLDINPETLVKDLGVGKRQLIEIAKALSKDVKLLILDEPTAALNEDDSENLLNLLDDLRKQGITCIMISHKLKEVISIANSATVIRDGQTITTLDASKGEITENTIIKNMVGREIQDIYPKRSKNTYEEKVLELKGWSAYDQKLGRHVVKNANLYVKKGEIIGLAGLMGSGRTELALSIFGNAKSYKLQGDLLLDGMPKALKHTSEAIKAGIAYVTEDRKGDGLFLLQDIKSNISAANLHGISANGVINDNEEIKVAEGYKTSLHIKAASLEQLVGKLSGGNQQKVSLGKWLFVGPKLLILDEPTRGIDVGAKFEIYTVMNKLIEEGLSIIMISSELGEVLGMSDRVYVMAEGEIKGELPIDEANQEKIMQLATQ; the protein is encoded by the coding sequence ATGAGCGAATATATTCTGGAGATGAAGCAGATTTCAAAGGAATTTACAGGAGTTAAGGCGCTCGACAATGTCAATTTTAAAGTGAAGAAGGGTGAAATTCACTGCTTAGTTGGAGAAAATGGGGCCGGAAAATCAACTCTGATGAAAGTACTTAGCGGGGTTTATCCTTACGGGACTTATGAAGGTGATATTGTTTACGAAGGTAAGGTGCAGCAATTCAATAAGATTAACGATAGTGTAAATGCAGGTATCGTGATCATTTACCAGGAGCTAGCTTTATTTCCTGATCTCACAGTTTATGAAAATATATTTGCTGGCAATGAAATCAAGCAAGGTGCTTTTATTGACTGGAATGAGACGATTGTTGAAGCAAAGAAATTGCTTGAAAAAGTTAACCTCGACATTAATCCGGAGACTCTTGTTAAAGATTTAGGAGTAGGGAAACGTCAGTTGATTGAAATTGCCAAAGCATTAAGCAAAGACGTAAAGCTTCTCATTCTCGATGAACCGACTGCAGCTTTAAATGAGGACGATAGTGAAAACTTATTAAACTTACTTGACGATCTTAGAAAACAAGGAATTACCTGCATTATGATTTCTCATAAATTGAAGGAAGTTATTTCGATAGCAAATAGTGCAACGGTTATTCGCGATGGGCAAACAATCACTACCCTGGATGCGTCTAAAGGTGAGATAACAGAAAATACGATAATAAAAAATATGGTTGGGCGTGAAATTCAAGATATCTATCCGAAACGTTCGAAAAACACATATGAAGAAAAGGTACTTGAGTTAAAAGGGTGGTCTGCGTACGACCAAAAGCTTGGCAGACATGTCGTGAAGAATGCGAATTTATATGTTAAAAAAGGTGAAATCATTGGTTTGGCAGGCTTAATGGGCTCTGGCCGAACGGAACTTGCCCTGAGTATCTTTGGAAACGCGAAGTCTTATAAATTGCAAGGCGACTTACTGCTGGATGGGATGCCAAAAGCATTGAAACATACTAGTGAGGCAATTAAAGCGGGCATTGCGTACGTTACTGAAGATCGTAAAGGGGATGGGTTGTTTTTACTGCAGGATATTAAAAGCAACATTTCTGCCGCGAATTTACATGGGATTTCTGCCAACGGAGTCATTAACGACAATGAAGAGATTAAAGTAGCAGAGGGCTATAAAACTTCATTGCACATCAAAGCCGCTTCTTTAGAACAGCTTGTTGGCAAATTAAGCGGTGGTAACCAGCAAAAAGTTTCGCTAGGCAAGTGGCTGTTTGTTGGCCCTAAACTCCTAATATTAGATGAGCCTACCCGAGGGATTGACGTGGGCGCAAAATTTGAAATTTATACGGTGATGAACAAGCTGATTGAAGAGGGATTGAGTATCATCATGATTTCTTCTGAGCTTGGTGAAGTATTGGGAATGAGTGACAGAGTGTATGTCATGGCCGAAGGAGAAATCAAAGGCGAATTGCCAATAGATGAAGCCAACCAGGAAAAAATAATGCAGCTTGCAACACAATAG
- a CDS encoding sugar ABC transporter permease, which yields MTLINDVKTLISKNIRDYGMYIALFVIFLIFTILTDGLFISSRNISNLLDSAGYIAVLAVGVMLVIVIRHIDLSIGFLAGFLGAIAAILLMQHGLPVYIVIPVILLLGTIAGLFTGFLVAKVGIPAFVATLAGWLIYRGAILQVTEKSGTIIVQNDAFNAIGNGYIPSIMQISGLHLLSLLIGVLGIVFYNFSAISNRRNKIKYNFQVVSKQIFILQLVFVSAIIAAITWILAGYNGFSWTVVIILLVVLVYHFLTTKTVLGRHIYAVGSNPEAAHLSGIDVNKITFIVFGSMGLLSALSGILFTSRLQAATTTAGTLFELDAIAAAYVGGVSAAGGVGKVTGAIIGAIVMASLTSGMNLLGVGISYQYMIKGGVLALAVIFDVMTRRKGN from the coding sequence ATGACTTTAATAAATGACGTGAAAACGTTAATCAGTAAAAATATTCGTGATTACGGGATGTACATTGCCTTATTCGTCATCTTTCTCATCTTTACCATTTTAACGGATGGCTTATTTATTTCTTCCCGCAATATTAGCAACTTGCTAGATTCTGCTGGTTATATTGCGGTTCTGGCTGTCGGTGTAATGCTGGTCATTGTCATAAGGCATATTGACCTTTCAATCGGGTTTTTAGCAGGTTTCCTTGGAGCAATTGCTGCCATACTTCTAATGCAGCATGGTTTACCGGTTTATATTGTGATCCCTGTGATTTTGCTCCTTGGAACAATTGCTGGTTTGTTTACAGGATTTCTTGTTGCAAAAGTAGGAATTCCTGCCTTTGTTGCAACACTGGCAGGCTGGCTGATTTATCGCGGTGCGATTCTTCAGGTTACAGAAAAGTCTGGAACCATTATCGTTCAAAATGATGCTTTTAATGCAATTGGAAATGGATACATTCCATCTATCATGCAGATTAGCGGGTTGCATTTACTATCTTTATTGATTGGGGTACTGGGAATCGTATTTTACAATTTTAGTGCAATCTCCAATCGTAGAAATAAGATTAAATATAATTTCCAAGTAGTTTCAAAGCAGATTTTTATTTTACAGCTTGTGTTCGTTTCGGCTATCATCGCTGCAATCACTTGGATTTTAGCTGGCTATAATGGTTTCTCTTGGACTGTGGTGATTATCTTATTAGTTGTGCTTGTCTATCATTTCTTGACAACGAAGACAGTACTTGGAAGACATATTTATGCAGTCGGCAGTAACCCAGAGGCTGCACATTTAAGTGGTATTGACGTTAACAAGATTACATTTATTGTGTTCGGTTCAATGGGCTTGCTATCTGCTTTATCAGGTATTCTATTTACTTCTCGTCTTCAGGCAGCCACTACAACTGCAGGAACACTATTCGAACTTGATGCCATCGCAGCTGCCTATGTTGGCGGTGTATCTGCAGCAGGGGGAGTAGGTAAAGTAACAGGGGCCATCATCGGAGCAATCGTAATGGCATCTTTAACAAGCGGAATGAATTTGCTGGGAGTAGGGATTTCCTATCAATATATGATTAAAGGTGGCGTTTTAGCCTTAGCCGTAATCTTCGACGTCATGACAAGAAGAAAAGGAAACTAA
- the xylF gene encoding D-xylose ABC transporter substrate-binding protein, which yields MVRKLRKVGLVNLIFLLMLLAACEEGVSPIHKENKKPENERVTDFEDKLKIGFSMDTLEEERWPRDRDLFKEAVEALGAEVVIREAKGDDTLQIVQAETLISEGIDLLVIVPHNAEAVATIVNKAHSAGIKVISYDRLVKNSSVDFYISFDNELVGELQAEAITELVPKGKYVYIGGANTDNNAHLVKKGVFNVLQPFIDRGDIQIVYDQWTENWTPENAQANMEAALKINNNEIDAVIAANDATAGGVIQALEAQGLAGKIPVAGQDADLAAAQRIVQGTQIMTIYKPIKTLAYEAARAAIKMAEGETITTNRKMNNGKLEIPSLLLAPIAVDINNIEDTIIADGFHLREEVYEKIGE from the coding sequence ATGGTAAGAAAGTTAAGGAAAGTCGGTTTAGTGAATCTTATCTTCCTTCTAATGTTATTGGCGGCATGCGAAGAGGGTGTGTCTCCGATACATAAAGAGAATAAAAAACCAGAGAATGAGAGGGTAACTGATTTTGAAGACAAGCTCAAAATCGGATTTTCGATGGACACTTTAGAAGAGGAACGGTGGCCAAGAGATAGGGACTTATTCAAAGAAGCGGTAGAGGCATTAGGAGCGGAAGTCGTGATACGGGAAGCGAAGGGTGACGATACCCTGCAAATTGTTCAGGCAGAAACGTTAATTAGCGAGGGGATTGATTTGCTTGTGATCGTGCCGCATAATGCAGAGGCTGTTGCAACGATCGTTAACAAAGCGCACTCTGCCGGCATTAAAGTTATCTCTTATGACCGTTTAGTGAAAAATTCATCTGTTGATTTTTACATTTCTTTTGACAATGAGTTAGTCGGAGAACTTCAAGCTGAGGCGATTACAGAGTTAGTTCCAAAAGGGAAGTATGTATATATCGGCGGAGCAAATACAGATAACAATGCTCATTTAGTCAAAAAAGGAGTTTTTAATGTCCTCCAGCCATTCATTGATAGGGGGGACATACAGATTGTGTATGATCAGTGGACTGAAAATTGGACTCCTGAAAATGCACAGGCAAATATGGAAGCCGCTTTGAAAATAAATAATAATGAGATAGATGCTGTTATTGCTGCAAATGATGCCACAGCAGGTGGAGTCATACAAGCACTTGAAGCACAAGGTCTTGCGGGGAAAATTCCAGTTGCAGGACAAGATGCAGACTTAGCAGCAGCTCAGCGTATTGTGCAAGGGACACAAATAATGACCATTTACAAACCTATTAAAACATTAGCATACGAAGCAGCAAGAGCAGCTATCAAAATGGCAGAGGGAGAAACCATTACAACGAATCGAAAGATGAATAACGGAAAATTAGAGATACCATCGCTCCTCCTTGCGCCAATTGCTGTAGATATTAATAATATAGAAGACACCATTATTGCTGATGGGTTTCATCTGCGAGAAGAGGTTTATGAAAAGATAGGGGAATGA
- a CDS encoding sugar ABC transporter substrate-binding protein: MKKYMYTILGLVFASLCYLIFVSANIVFSNDVSLPKAKKETDSHYRLVFITRDMDTTFWNKVGKGAASQAVKEGASLEIWGSYSNNSEQFLKKLELAIHSKVDGIIIQGLDTDEFKELTKVKAAFNGIPIITVANDVPMKESLRRTYVGSDQFRAGGLIARQLLSDMGTEGNVVLLSDRQKEYYQNERLKGIYDTLKVYPNIKIQYAETAESKDQVTTTMRDQLNQMPDVDAFIAVNANMIGPMVQEIGKRSQVEPYFIYTFDDGPESLPLFEEGKIDGVVEQDPETMGEVSVEQLVNWLNGETVPLDIKGYFTNIRILKDNRNE, translated from the coding sequence ATGAAAAAGTATATGTATACCATACTGGGCCTTGTATTTGCCTCCCTTTGTTATCTCATTTTCGTATCAGCCAACATCGTCTTTAGTAATGACGTTTCCTTACCTAAAGCAAAGAAGGAAACAGACTCTCACTATCGCTTAGTTTTCATCACGAGAGACATGGACACGACATTTTGGAATAAGGTTGGCAAGGGAGCAGCGAGCCAGGCGGTGAAAGAAGGAGCCAGCCTTGAAATATGGGGAAGCTATAGCAATAATTCAGAACAATTCTTAAAAAAGCTGGAGCTGGCTATCCATTCCAAAGTGGATGGTATCATCATACAAGGGCTTGATACAGACGAGTTCAAAGAGCTCACAAAAGTAAAGGCTGCGTTTAATGGAATTCCGATTATTACGGTAGCAAATGATGTGCCAATGAAAGAGAGTTTAAGAAGAACATATGTTGGTTCAGACCAATTTCGTGCTGGAGGATTAATAGCAAGGCAGTTGTTAAGTGATATGGGGACGGAAGGGAATGTTGTCCTCCTTTCTGACAGGCAGAAAGAGTATTACCAAAATGAGAGATTAAAAGGCATCTATGACACTTTGAAAGTCTATCCAAATATTAAAATACAATATGCGGAAACAGCAGAGTCTAAGGATCAGGTCACCACCACGATGAGAGACCAGTTAAATCAAATGCCGGATGTGGATGCATTCATCGCGGTAAACGCGAACATGATTGGTCCAATGGTCCAGGAAATAGGAAAGCGCTCCCAAGTTGAACCTTATTTTATCTATACCTTTGATGATGGACCAGAATCGTTACCGCTTTTTGAAGAAGGCAAAATTGACGGAGTCGTCGAGCAAGATCCAGAAACAATGGGTGAAGTCAGTGTAGAGCAACTTGTTAATTGGCTGAATGGGGAGACGGTCCCGCTTGATATTAAAGGTTACTTCACAAACATACGCATATTGAAGGACAACAGAAATGAATAG
- a CDS encoding Gfo/Idh/MocA family oxidoreductase — protein MIKTIIVGFGFAAKVFHLPHLIHSEKYEVVGIISRSGSSKDHSDVSNVPVYATVEEALTQSEATLYVITTPSDMHYDMLKQCILAGKDVLVEKPAFLTVEEGKELIRLTQNSGSVVSVHQNRRWDGDFLTITKLLKEEVLGDWKVLESRFDRFRPVIRNRWREQPGAGSGILYDLGSHLIDQALVLFGEPDALYAEIMTQRENGETDDGFLIVLHYGQKRVYLRSSSFINSAYPRFELHGLKGSFVKYGLDKQEPQLADGTFYQGKEKEVGTIYRDDTKEVTIESGGYDHFFSLLADGISSREPVVSMEEALRVTKLIELARTSSEEGRMINKEEWLNE, from the coding sequence GTGATAAAAACAATAATTGTCGGGTTTGGTTTTGCCGCAAAGGTATTCCACTTGCCGCACTTAATTCATTCTGAGAAATATGAAGTGGTCGGGATTATTTCAAGATCAGGATCTTCCAAAGATCATAGTGATGTAAGCAATGTACCGGTATATGCAACGGTTGAAGAGGCACTTACTCAGAGTGAGGCAACCTTATATGTCATCACGACGCCATCTGACATGCACTATGATATGTTGAAACAATGTATTCTTGCAGGAAAAGACGTGCTTGTCGAAAAGCCGGCGTTTTTAACAGTTGAAGAAGGAAAAGAACTCATTCGGCTTACCCAGAATAGCGGGTCAGTAGTGTCTGTACACCAAAATCGCCGCTGGGACGGAGACTTTTTAACAATAACAAAGTTATTGAAAGAAGAAGTTCTCGGAGATTGGAAAGTCCTTGAATCACGGTTTGATCGATTCAGACCTGTTATACGTAACCGCTGGAGAGAGCAACCAGGAGCAGGATCGGGCATCTTATACGATTTAGGCTCACATTTAATTGATCAAGCACTTGTTTTGTTCGGTGAACCAGATGCATTATACGCAGAAATAATGACTCAACGGGAGAATGGTGAAACGGATGATGGCTTTCTCATCGTGCTTCATTATGGCCAGAAACGAGTCTATTTGCGCTCAAGTTCATTTATTAATTCTGCCTACCCTCGTTTTGAACTGCATGGATTAAAAGGCAGTTTCGTAAAATATGGGCTAGACAAGCAGGAACCTCAATTGGCAGATGGGACCTTCTATCAAGGAAAAGAAAAAGAAGTGGGTACAATCTATAGAGATGATACGAAAGAGGTAACGATAGAATCTGGAGGATACGACCACTTTTTTTCATTACTTGCAGATGGCATATCCAGTCGGGAGCCGGTTGTTTCAATGGAAGAAGCACTTAGAGTGACCAAGTTGATCGAACTGGCCCGTACATCTTCGGAAGAAGGAAGAATGATTAATAAAGAAGAATGGTTGAATGAGTGA